The proteins below are encoded in one region of Neodiprion virginianus isolate iyNeoVirg1 chromosome 7, iyNeoVirg1.1, whole genome shotgun sequence:
- the LOC124309493 gene encoding uncharacterized protein LOC124309493 yields the protein MGQIDCRRIHRFSSNEISFINSDSGSIDAHKKQGERASSIAQKAAQEAKAASDAQNIAGQQAAHQLQYGADTTQLQDMKNLTFPCMLHNVKVKAQLAEKAVQAAKAAEAALSGKEAIVEQLKGEVKEAESVVREEGVSLQQTQSNVKSAMEAAQQSRIQLKTLASAVRTANANLGNAEAAAQGARQAYSEKQQLLDAAKRRVDELSKQLQAAKIDLANTKQAALKASAAAHDAKANANRNRRRIANWKSWRSRRRYG from the exons ATGGGGCAAATCGACTGCAGGCGGATACACAGATTTTCATCGAACGAAATA AGTTTTATAAATTCTGACTCTGGTTCCATCGACGCGCACAAAAAACAGGGCGAAAGGGCATCAAGCATCGCCCAGAAGGCTGCCCAGGAAGCAAAAGCGGCTTCCGACGCCCAAAACATCGCCGGCCAACAGGCTGCACATCAG CTCCAATACGGGGCCGATACTACTCAACTCcaagatatgaaaaatttgacatttccATGTATGTTACATAACGTTAAGGTGAAGGCTCAGCTGGCCGAGAAAGCGGTTCAGGCAGCTAAAGCGGCGGAAGCAGCCCTCTCGGGAAAAGAGGCGATAGTGGAGCAGCTCAAGGGGGAGGTGAAGGAGGCAGAGTCGGTGGTGCGAGAGGAAGGTGTCTCATTGCAGCAGACTCAGTCCAACGTCAAGTCGGCGATGGAGGCGGCTCAGCAGTCGCGTATTCAG CTGAAGACGCTCGCATCGGCCGTTCGAACCGCAAATGCCAACCTTGGAAACGCCGAAGCTGCGGCTCAGGGGGCTCGGCAAGCTTACAGCGAGAAGCAGCAGCTTCTCGACGCCGCGAAGCGGCGAGTCGACGAACTATCGAAGCAGCTCCAGGCCGCGAAAATCGACCTTGCCAACACCAAGCAGGCCGCCTTAAAAGCCAGCGCTGCTGCCCACGACGCTAAAGCCAACGCCAACAGGAACAGAAGACGCATCGCGAACTGGAAATCGTggagaagcagaagaagatACGGCTGA
- the LOC124308476 gene encoding uncharacterized protein LOC124308476: MASAVSHLHIILVLGFFFQVHGADKQKRQIFREQVLPSKGGKIPEEAFRADRLALNRLNKEGITIPDGVILEARHVHKHFNPSGAMPEVLKVYLTPDGRYVPPEGRNHYEHPKTVDTTYLVRRPAESQTAAKFGSGYRGSSNALSSYSGRPGCTRPNGPRAFKPIHAPLVIPLRDEFEHKTYFPNRQIWGPEYSWEVIYDPFDEYFVNDIPFFDSHQIITNYEGFLNDYHDRSFRRSSGIRTVKRAASTSGSKPVSHYPETESSGYTGLVRIPKTKFKCGEKRGMFPDPDTKCQVFHLCRENGISSFLCAAGTAFSETKQRCEWWDTVTCGSGTTDTRRS; encoded by the exons atggcATCCGCAGTTTCCCATCTCCACATCATTTTGGTGCTTGGCTTCTTCTTCCAGGTCCACGGAGCTGACAAG CAAAAGCGACAAATTTTTAGGGAGCAGGTCCTGCCCTCCAAGGGTGGGAAAATTCCCGAAGAAGCCTTTCGCGCTGATCGATTAGCCCTGAATCGCCTAAACAAAGAAGGAATCACCATCCCTGACGGCGTTATTCTCGAAGCTCGCCACGTTCACAAACACTTTAATCCCTCGGGAGCAATGCCGGAAGTCCTGAAG GTCTACCTCACCCCGGATGGGCGATACGTGCCTCCGGAGGGTCGCAATCACTACGAGCATCCGAAGACAGTCGACACGACGTACTTGGTTCGACGTCCGGCCGAAAGCCAGACGGCAGCGAAATTTGGCAGCGGTTACCGAGGCTCGTCGAATGCACTTTCGAGTTACTCGGGTCGACCCGGTTGTACCAGACCCAACGGACCACGAGCTTTCAAGCCCATTCATGCACCCCTCGTCATCCCGCTGAGGGACGAGTTCGAGCATAAAACTTACTTTCCAAACCGTCAAATCTGGGGCCCGGAATATAGCTGGGAAGTGATTTACGACCCGTTTGACGAGTACTTCGTCAACGATATTCCCTTCTTCGATTCTCATCAG ATCATTACGAATTACGAGGGATTTTTGAACGATTATCACGATCGATCCTTTCGTCGTTCGTCCGGAATTAGGACGGTTAAAAGAGCAGCTTCTACTTCCGGTTCTAAACCCGTTTCGCATTATCCGGAAACGGAATCGTCCGGATACACAGGCCTGGTGAGAATACCGAAGACGAAATTTAAATGCGGAGAAAAACGGGGAATGTTTCCCGACCCTGACACAAAGTGTCAA GTATTTCATTTGTGTCGCGAGAATGGGATCAGCTCATTTCTCTGCGCAGCCGGAACAGCGTTCAGCGAGACTAAACAGAGGTGCGAATGGTGGGATACCGTGACTTGCGGTTCCGGAACGACTGATACACGACGAAGTTGA
- the LOC124308888 gene encoding tropomyosin-like: MRFSNMKILSMVLIWMLIFGHSDGRRWRRLKRTEQFGVNASKKTNKATNIAQKAAQEAKAASDAQNIAGAQAAHQVKSQLAEKAIEAAKAAEAALAGKEAVVDQLQEEFKEAEAVVQEESSSLEQTQSNVNSALRAAQEVQQELKTLRQAVQTANANLGNAEAAAQGAQQELSEKQQLVEAARHRVDELGKQLQSAKVDLTNTKQAAYRASAAAHSAKLNANRNKRGQFAILG, encoded by the exons ATGAGGTTTTCTAACATGAAGATACTGTCGATGGTGTTGATATGGATGC TCATCTTCGGTCATTCAGACGGGAGAAGATGGAGGAGATTAAAACGTACGGAG CAGTTCGGAGTTAACGCTTCAAAGAAGACGAACAAGGCGACGAACATCGCTCAGAAGGCTGCCCAGGAAGCGAAGGCAGCTTCCGACGCTCAGAATATAGCCGGAGCCCAAGCTGCTCATCAAGTCAAGTCTCAGCTCGCCGAAAAAGCCATAGAAGCTGCTAAGGCCGCGGAAGCTGCGTTGGCTGGTAAAGAAGCGGTTGTCGATCAGCTCCAGGAGGAATTCAAGGAGGCTGAAGCCGTCGTCCAGGAGGAAAGCTCGTCCCTGGAACAGACACAGTCGAACGTTAATTCCGCTCTTCGAGCCGCTCAAGAAGTTCAACAGGAG CTAAAAACGTTGCGACAGGCGGTTCAAACGGCGAACGCAAATTTGGGGAACGCCGAGGCGGCAGCTCAGGGTGCGCAGCAGGAATTAAGCGAAAAGCAGCAGCTGGTTGAGGCGGCTAGACACAGGGTCGATGAGCTTGGAAAGCAGCTGCAGTCGGCGAAGGTGGATTTGACGAACACGAAGCAGGCGGCTTACAGAGCCAGCGCAGCAGCTCATTCAGCGAAACTGAATGCGAACAGGAACAAACGAGGACAATTTGCAATTTTGGGGTGA